A single genomic interval of Procambarus clarkii isolate CNS0578487 chromosome 61, FALCON_Pclarkii_2.0, whole genome shotgun sequence harbors:
- the LOC138354181 gene encoding hyaluronan mediated motility receptor-like — translation MKGTLRDMKHTLRDMSDTLRDIKDTLRSIKDTLRDMKDTIGDMKDTLQPMKDTLRDMKYTLRYMKDTFRDIKQTLRDMNDTLRDMKDTLRDIKDILRDMTDTLRDMTDTLIDMKDTLRHMKDTLRP, via the coding sequence ATGAagggtactctcagagacatgaagcatACTCTGAGAGACATGAGTGATACTCTCAGAGAtatcaaggatactctcagatccataaaggatactctcagagacatgaaggatactatcggagacatgaaggataccctCCAacccatgaaggatactctcagagacatgaagtatACTCTCAGATACATGAAGGATACTTTCAGAGACATAAAAcaaactctcagagacatgaatgatactctcagagatatgaaggatactctcagagatataaaggatattctcagagacatgacgGATACTCTAAGAGACATGACGGATACTCTCATagatatgaaggatactctcagacacatgaaggatactctcagaccaTGA